The following proteins are encoded in a genomic region of Chroogloeocystis siderophila 5.2 s.c.1:
- the map gene encoding type I methionyl aminopeptidase, with the protein MNILSNLLYQPTQAPRQKKQRRGIEIKSAREIEIMRQSAKIVATVLKEISEMVQPGMTTADLDAYAEKRIREMDATPSFKGYHGFPGSICASINNEVVHGIPNPKKVIRNGDVLKVDTGAYHQGFHGDSCITIAVGDVTPEAAKLIQVAEEALYKGIAQVKAGNYLMDIAGAIQDHVEANGFVIVEDFTGHGVGRNLHEEPSVFNFRTREMPNVKLRTGMTLAIEPILNAGSKLTRTLSDRWTAVTVDNSLSAQFEHTVLVTDSGYEILTDRTKV; encoded by the coding sequence ATGAACATTCTTAGCAACTTACTATATCAACCAACTCAAGCCCCGCGTCAGAAAAAGCAACGCAGAGGTATCGAAATTAAATCAGCGCGTGAAATTGAGATCATGCGTCAATCGGCAAAGATTGTAGCTACGGTGCTCAAAGAAATTTCTGAGATGGTACAGCCAGGAATGACGACAGCTGACTTAGATGCTTATGCAGAAAAGCGCATCCGCGAAATGGACGCAACTCCTAGCTTCAAAGGCTATCACGGCTTCCCTGGTTCGATTTGCGCGAGTATCAATAACGAAGTTGTTCACGGTATTCCCAATCCCAAAAAAGTCATTCGTAACGGCGACGTTTTAAAAGTCGATACAGGTGCATACCATCAAGGCTTTCACGGTGACTCGTGCATTACAATTGCAGTTGGTGATGTGACTCCTGAAGCTGCAAAGTTGATTCAAGTAGCCGAAGAAGCATTATACAAAGGTATTGCACAAGTCAAAGCCGGAAACTATCTAATGGATATTGCTGGCGCAATTCAAGACCATGTAGAAGCAAATGGCTTTGTGATTGTCGAAGATTTTACAGGTCATGGTGTCGGTCGTAACCTTCATGAAGAACCCTCAGTGTTTAACTTCCGCACGCGCGAAATGCCAAATGTCAAGTTAAGGACGGGAATGACCCTTGCCATCGAACCGATTTTAAACGCTGGTTCTAAATTGACGCGGACACTAAGCGATCGCTGGACAGCAGTAACAGTAGATAATTCGCTTTCGGCACAGTTCGAGCATACCGTGTTAGTCACCGATAGTGGTTACGAAATTTTGACAGATCGAACAAAAGTTTAG
- a CDS encoding HAD family hydrolase — protein sequence MLAAILYDLDGTIVNTDPLHYQVWREMLQKYGIEIDEEFYKNHMSGRLNPQIVRDFMPEWSTEAIYEFSDRKEARFREVAGHLKPLPGVYDAITWGTERGLKQALVTNAPRANAEYMLEVLQLSTAFDRVVISAEVGIPKPDPAPYEYILKEFGITPGEALAFEDSPSGMRSAVAAGIKTVGIATTQEPGELYELGAALVISDYTDSRLWKLLEPHH from the coding sequence ATGCTGGCAGCAATTTTGTACGACCTTGATGGAACTATCGTCAACACCGATCCTCTCCATTACCAAGTTTGGCGCGAAATGTTGCAGAAATACGGTATTGAGATTGATGAAGAGTTCTACAAAAATCACATGAGTGGGCGACTCAATCCCCAAATCGTGCGCGATTTTATGCCAGAGTGGTCAACCGAAGCTATTTATGAGTTTAGCGATCGCAAAGAAGCCCGTTTCCGCGAAGTTGCGGGTCATCTCAAGCCACTTCCTGGTGTTTATGATGCGATCACCTGGGGAACCGAACGCGGACTTAAACAAGCATTAGTTACAAACGCGCCGCGTGCGAATGCGGAATATATGCTAGAGGTGTTACAACTTTCCACTGCATTTGACCGCGTTGTCATCTCTGCTGAGGTTGGTATCCCTAAGCCTGACCCCGCGCCTTATGAGTATATTCTTAAGGAGTTTGGCATCACGCCAGGCGAAGCTTTAGCGTTTGAAGATTCACCGTCAGGAATGCGATCAGCTGTTGCAGCCGGTATTAAAACTGTCGGTATTGCTACGACTCAAGAACCTGGTGAACTGTATGAACTAGGTGCAGCCTTAGTGATCTCTGATTATACCGACTCAAGATTATGGAAATTGCTAGAACCTCATCACTAA
- the rpaB gene encoding response regulator transcription factor RpaB has protein sequence MASDKKKILVVDDEAMIRRILTTRLSMVGYKVVAAADGKEALEVFTAEDPDLVVLDVMLPKLDGYGVCQEIRETSDIPIIMLTALGDVADRITGLKLGADDYLVKPFSPKELEVRIEAILRRVDRANVSGSGVVCAGRLQIDFNKRQVTLSEERIRLTNLEFNLLKLLVLRAGEVISRAEILQQIWGYGPRQQADVRVVDVHISRLRVKLKEDPKNPEFIHTDRGTGYFFQKVTEIPQVLGA, from the coding sequence GTGGCGAGCGATAAGAAGAAAATTTTGGTGGTAGACGATGAAGCAATGATCCGTCGCATTCTCACCACAAGGCTTTCTATGGTGGGGTACAAAGTTGTAGCAGCTGCTGACGGAAAAGAAGCTTTAGAGGTCTTCACAGCCGAAGACCCTGATCTCGTAGTCTTGGATGTGATGTTACCAAAGCTAGATGGATATGGTGTTTGTCAAGAAATTCGTGAGACTTCTGATATTCCGATTATCATGCTAACTGCCTTGGGTGACGTTGCAGATCGCATTACGGGACTGAAGCTAGGTGCGGATGACTATCTTGTCAAGCCTTTTTCTCCTAAGGAATTGGAAGTCAGAATTGAAGCAATTTTACGCCGAGTCGATCGCGCTAACGTATCCGGTTCGGGAGTCGTATGCGCAGGTAGGTTGCAAATTGATTTTAATAAGCGACAAGTCACGCTTAGTGAAGAGCGAATTCGGTTAACTAATTTAGAATTTAACTTACTAAAACTACTGGTTCTGCGTGCTGGAGAAGTCATATCTCGTGCTGAAATATTGCAACAGATTTGGGGCTATGGCCCGCGCCAGCAAGCCGATGTCCGAGTTGTCGATGTTCACATCTCGCGGCTACGAGTCAAGCTGAAAGAAGACCCCAAAAACCCAGAATTTATTCATACAGACCGAGGTACGGGCTATTTTTTTCAGAAGGTAACGGAAATCCCACAAGTTCTAGGAGCATAG
- a CDS encoding amidase, with product MNKTDLAFTSALEQAQLIRSGEVSPVELVELYLERIQQLDGQIGSYFTVMAESAIADAKAKAELLTRSDKFPPFFGVPIAIKDLNPVAGFPCTYGVPVLKNEIATYDDGVVTRLRHAGFTILGKTATSELGSFPYTEPTGFPPTRNPWNLNHTAGGSSGGAAAAVAAGLCAIAQGSDAGGSIRGPAFCCGLVGIKPSRGRVSWAPVGDRLSGLSSNGPIARTVTDAAALLDVMSGYTTGDPYWLPDPEPSFLAATTQQLGRLRIAFTTAIPPIGEADAVCQQTVHDTVKKLQTMGHIVEPGCPDFSGLIEPFTRIWQSAVGASGIPQEVLQPLNQWLLAQSGTAGDYLRAVSQMQVIARRIVAFFDSVDVLVTPTYMHPPITVGEWANLNPEATLQKMVNWIAPCPPFNASGQPAIALPTGFDNNGLPIGIQLVGRPAAESTLIALAAQLEAVVGLSQHRPAIAM from the coding sequence ATGAATAAAACTGATTTAGCCTTTACCTCCGCGCTTGAACAAGCGCAGTTAATCCGCAGCGGTGAAGTATCGCCCGTCGAATTAGTCGAACTTTACTTAGAACGCATTCAGCAACTCGATGGTCAAATCGGTAGTTATTTTACTGTAATGGCAGAAAGTGCGATCGCCGATGCGAAAGCCAAAGCAGAGTTATTGACTAGAAGCGACAAATTCCCACCATTTTTTGGCGTACCGATCGCAATTAAAGATCTTAATCCTGTTGCGGGTTTTCCCTGTACTTATGGCGTTCCAGTCTTAAAAAACGAAATCGCCACTTACGATGATGGAGTCGTTACCCGCCTTCGCCATGCAGGATTCACAATCTTAGGAAAAACCGCAACATCCGAACTCGGTTCTTTTCCCTATACCGAACCCACAGGATTTCCACCAACGCGCAATCCTTGGAACTTAAATCATACCGCAGGAGGTTCGAGTGGAGGTGCAGCCGCAGCCGTCGCTGCTGGGTTGTGTGCGATCGCGCAAGGTTCGGACGCCGGCGGTTCAATTCGCGGTCCTGCATTTTGTTGTGGTTTAGTTGGAATTAAGCCCTCACGCGGTAGAGTATCATGGGCACCTGTCGGCGATCGCTTGAGTGGTCTTTCTTCTAATGGTCCGATTGCGCGTACAGTTACAGATGCAGCAGCGTTACTTGATGTCATGTCTGGTTATACCACGGGCGATCCGTATTGGCTACCCGATCCCGAACCAAGTTTTCTGGCAGCAACGACGCAACAATTAGGACGTTTACGCATTGCATTTACAACAGCAATACCACCAATCGGGGAAGCTGATGCGGTGTGTCAACAAACGGTACACGATACCGTCAAAAAACTACAAACCATGGGACATATTGTCGAACCAGGTTGCCCTGATTTTAGCGGCTTAATTGAACCTTTTACGCGCATTTGGCAATCCGCAGTAGGTGCTAGCGGGATTCCGCAAGAAGTTTTGCAACCACTCAACCAGTGGCTACTCGCACAAAGCGGAACTGCGGGAGATTATTTAAGGGCTGTATCACAAATGCAAGTGATCGCCCGTCGAATTGTCGCCTTCTTTGATTCTGTAGATGTGCTAGTTACGCCAACGTATATGCACCCGCCAATTACTGTTGGTGAATGGGCTAATTTAAATCCAGAAGCAACATTGCAAAAAATGGTTAACTGGATTGCACCATGTCCGCCATTTAATGCTAGCGGTCAACCCGCGATCGCACTTCCCACGGGTTTTGATAATAATGGCTTACCAATTGGTATACAACTTGTCGGTCGTCCTGCCGCAGAATCGACTTTAATCGCATTAGCCGCGCAACTCGAAGCCGTTGTAGGATTGAGTCAACATCGTCCAGCGATCGCGATGTGA
- a CDS encoding M16 family metallopeptidase yields MFFSKRRQRLAILLFSFCLSGVLLLNSSWAATQPAPVQAETNASVVNQPLSVTENVRKTVLENGLTVLTKEVRTAPVVSVQVWYQIGSRDEAPGVNGIAHQLEHMLFKGTTDRPIQFGRLFNALGSDSNAFTSYDQTAYFGTVERNKLQALLTLEADRMQNALIDAEELESEKRVVISELQGYENDPGYRLSRAVMRAVFPKSPYGLPIGGTRSDVQKFTVEQVREYYRNYYSPENATLVVVGDFDTDTTLATINETFGKIPNQESTPSVSGTQKLRSLLVQSRRPESNTNNEPKRANTPIVLREPGAAASLQTVYPLPNVNHPDVPALDVMDYILSEGRNSRLYQALIESGLASDAGGYVASMKSSGWYNLAATAAPGQALPKIDSVMQQAIAQLQTKGVTQAEVNRAKALVKATVILSNRDITSQAMQLGYNQTTAGNYRFTDRYLAAIEQVTPADVQRVANTYLQPEKRRVGFFEPTAIAADQSVGAAGATQTHESFTAGPPVDPAEVAKYLPPIESATPTARQLPEQFKLTNGLEVLLLPDKSTPTVTLSGYIKAGSEYDINAKAGLAALTADNLMNGTKTKDAQTLAASLENRGARLEFAAFREGVDATGYSLATDLPVLIETFADVMQNANFPANELELARKRALTNLKLELDSPAQVARRQFQQTIYPPNHPYHSFPTAESLQQINRADVMRFYQQHYRPDQVTLALVGDFEPQQVRSLLEQQFKNWRSSGKPPAVNYPQVSLPNSVVRRNPVLPGKTQAITLMGYRGIERRDPRYYSALVLNQILGGDTLSSRLGTEIRDRQGLTYGIYSYFQAGRNAGPFLIQMQTSPEDAARAIASTTRLLQQVHNQGVSQNELDTAKRSLTSGYTVSLANPDSIATQILMNAVHELSAAELRAFPQKIDSVTLTQVNQTAKELLQPNNIVVVTAGPGSSTANQ; encoded by the coding sequence GTGTTCTTCTCCAAACGCCGCCAGCGGCTAGCCATTTTATTATTTAGCTTTTGCCTAAGTGGAGTTTTACTACTAAATAGTAGTTGGGCTGCAACACAACCAGCACCTGTACAGGCTGAGACGAATGCATCAGTAGTCAATCAACCGCTCTCAGTAACAGAAAATGTCCGCAAGACAGTACTAGAAAATGGGCTAACAGTATTGACAAAAGAAGTTCGTACTGCGCCCGTCGTGAGCGTACAAGTGTGGTATCAAATTGGTTCGCGGGATGAAGCCCCAGGAGTGAATGGCATTGCGCACCAATTAGAACATATGTTATTCAAAGGAACAACTGATCGCCCGATTCAGTTTGGACGCTTATTTAATGCTTTAGGAAGTGACTCGAATGCGTTTACCAGCTACGACCAAACGGCTTACTTTGGGACAGTAGAACGCAACAAGTTGCAAGCATTGCTGACACTAGAAGCAGATCGGATGCAAAATGCGTTAATAGATGCAGAGGAACTCGAAAGCGAAAAACGTGTTGTCATCTCTGAGTTACAAGGATATGAAAATGATCCAGGCTACCGCCTCAGTCGCGCTGTCATGCGGGCGGTGTTTCCTAAAAGTCCTTACGGATTACCCATAGGTGGTACAAGATCCGACGTGCAAAAGTTTACAGTCGAGCAAGTCCGCGAATACTACCGTAATTATTACAGCCCAGAAAATGCAACTTTAGTTGTTGTGGGGGATTTTGATACGGATACAACTTTAGCAACAATTAATGAAACTTTCGGCAAAATCCCGAATCAAGAGTCCACGCCTAGCGTGAGTGGAACACAGAAGTTGCGATCGCTACTCGTTCAAAGTCGTAGACCAGAATCTAACACAAACAACGAGCCAAAAAGAGCTAATACGCCAATTGTCTTGCGCGAACCAGGCGCAGCAGCTTCATTACAGACAGTTTATCCATTACCGAATGTTAATCATCCCGATGTACCAGCACTTGATGTGATGGATTACATTCTCAGCGAAGGTAGAAATTCACGGCTGTATCAAGCATTAATCGAATCAGGGTTAGCAAGCGATGCTGGCGGTTATGTCGCTAGCATGAAATCATCTGGTTGGTATAATCTTGCAGCAACCGCCGCGCCAGGTCAAGCGTTGCCAAAAATCGATAGTGTGATGCAACAGGCGATCGCGCAACTGCAAACAAAAGGCGTTACCCAAGCAGAAGTTAACCGCGCAAAGGCCTTAGTCAAAGCGACAGTCATTTTAAGTAATCGCGATATTACCTCGCAAGCAATGCAACTTGGTTATAACCAAACAACAGCAGGTAATTACCGTTTTACAGACCGCTACTTAGCCGCCATCGAACAAGTTACACCAGCAGATGTCCAACGCGTCGCGAATACTTATCTACAACCAGAAAAACGCAGGGTCGGCTTTTTTGAACCAACAGCGATCGCCGCAGATCAGTCTGTTGGCGCAGCAGGTGCAACGCAAACGCACGAAAGCTTCACCGCAGGACCACCCGTTGACCCCGCAGAAGTAGCCAAATACCTACCACCAATCGAATCAGCAACACCAACCGCGCGTCAGTTACCTGAGCAATTTAAACTAACAAATGGGCTAGAAGTCTTACTTTTACCCGATAAAAGTACGCCGACAGTGACACTCAGTGGCTACATCAAAGCAGGTTCAGAATACGATATTAATGCGAAAGCTGGACTAGCTGCACTCACCGCAGATAATTTGATGAATGGCACTAAGACGAAAGATGCACAAACATTAGCTGCATCGCTAGAAAATCGCGGCGCGAGGTTAGAATTCGCGGCTTTTCGTGAAGGAGTTGACGCGACTGGCTACAGCTTAGCCACAGATTTACCCGTTTTAATTGAGACGTTTGCGGATGTGATGCAAAATGCGAACTTTCCTGCGAATGAATTGGAACTCGCACGAAAACGTGCTTTGACGAATTTAAAGCTAGAGTTAGATTCACCTGCGCAGGTAGCGCGACGCCAATTTCAACAAACAATTTATCCGCCAAACCATCCTTACCATAGCTTCCCCACCGCAGAAAGCTTGCAGCAAATTAACCGCGCAGATGTGATGCGCTTCTATCAGCAGCATTATCGTCCCGACCAAGTTACTTTGGCGTTAGTCGGAGATTTTGAACCGCAACAAGTGCGATCGCTTCTCGAACAACAATTTAAAAACTGGCGATCTTCAGGTAAACCGCCTGCGGTGAATTACCCGCAAGTGTCGTTACCCAATTCTGTAGTCCGGCGTAACCCTGTTCTACCTGGCAAAACCCAAGCAATTACGTTGATGGGTTATCGCGGAATTGAACGACGCGATCCGCGCTACTACAGCGCTTTGGTATTGAATCAAATCTTGGGTGGAGATACGCTATCCAGTCGCCTAGGAACCGAAATTCGCGATCGCCAAGGTTTAACTTATGGCATTTATAGCTATTTCCAAGCAGGTAGAAACGCAGGTCCATTCTTAATTCAAATGCAAACCTCTCCAGAAGATGCAGCGCGGGCAATTGCTAGTACCACTCGATTGTTACAACAAGTTCACAATCAAGGTGTCAGTCAAAACGAACTAGATACCGCGAAGCGATCGCTCACAAGCGGTTATACCGTATCCTTGGCAAATCCTGATAGCATTGCAACTCAAATTTTAATGAATGCAGTGCATGAACTTAGTGCAGCCGAATTACGCGCCTTTCCTCAAAAAATCGATTCAGTGACACTTACCCAAGTCAATCAAACAGCAAAAGAGTTGTTGCAACCAAACAACATTGTCGTCGTTACCGCAGGACCAGGAAGTAGTACGGCTAACCAATGA
- a CDS encoding glycoside hydrolase family 1 protein — protein sequence MFVQDKFLWGVASAAYQVEGGYQADGKGRSNWDAYTNDYQVTKAFIDKQHTGNVAINFYERSQYLRDMALMKQLGVNAYRFSITWSRILPNGTGEVNSQGMAYYNQLIDDLLANDIEPVITNFHWDLPYKLQERGGWSHSDSVHWYVEYTNVLFTNYGDRVKKFITFNEPFIYLFFIELLAHNAIAKKANPYAISNETYGKQAEAVHHLLLASAIATQNYYQLNLGGVIGITLSFTPTIPLDANNIKDVQAATVFDGLHNRWFLDAIYKGKYPDDIVKLHQKYNPAFQVSAKDMQLIAAHKPDFIGVNFYAPAYIKADASAPYGAEWFSTNPDEVKMFNGPVRPEHLYQLLVWIKNEYGNPTIYITENGAGFGAADEQLNGNIVKDPLRTDYIKRHIDSALQAKRDGVDLRGYFLWSFCDNFEWLFGYDKRFGIVYVDFDSQQRTPKQSFYAYQQIINESPGE from the coding sequence ATGTTTGTACAAGATAAATTTCTTTGGGGTGTTGCGAGTGCTGCTTATCAGGTTGAAGGCGGTTATCAAGCTGATGGTAAAGGTAGGTCAAATTGGGATGCTTATACGAATGACTATCAGGTAACTAAGGCGTTTATTGACAAACAGCATACAGGTAATGTTGCGATTAATTTTTACGAGCGATCGCAGTATTTGCGAGATATGGCATTGATGAAACAACTGGGTGTCAATGCTTATCGCTTCTCAATTACCTGGTCGCGTATTCTTCCTAATGGGACGGGTGAAGTCAACTCGCAGGGTATGGCTTATTACAATCAGTTAATCGACGATCTTTTAGCCAATGACATTGAACCTGTCATCACTAATTTTCATTGGGATTTGCCATATAAATTACAAGAAAGAGGTGGTTGGAGTCATTCTGATTCGGTTCATTGGTATGTAGAATATACTAACGTTCTGTTTACAAATTACGGCGATCGCGTTAAGAAATTTATCACATTTAACGAACCTTTTATTTATCTATTTTTCATTGAACTTTTAGCACACAATGCGATCGCGAAAAAGGCAAATCCTTATGCGATCAGTAATGAAACTTACGGCAAACAAGCGGAAGCGGTACATCATTTGTTATTAGCCAGTGCGATCGCCACTCAAAATTATTATCAGTTAAATTTAGGTGGAGTCATTGGCATTACTTTAAGCTTTACGCCGACTATTCCGCTGGATGCAAATAATATAAAAGACGTCCAAGCAGCTACGGTGTTTGATGGTTTGCATAATCGCTGGTTTTTGGATGCAATATATAAAGGTAAATATCCAGATGATATTGTGAAATTGCACCAGAAATATAATCCTGCTTTTCAAGTATCAGCAAAGGATATGCAGTTAATCGCTGCGCATAAACCAGATTTTATTGGTGTTAATTTCTATGCGCCAGCCTATATCAAAGCTGATGCTTCCGCACCTTACGGGGCAGAGTGGTTCTCAACGAACCCAGATGAGGTGAAAATGTTTAATGGTCCTGTTCGACCAGAGCATCTTTATCAGCTGCTTGTGTGGATCAAAAATGAGTATGGCAATCCGACGATATATATTACCGAAAACGGTGCAGGTTTTGGAGCGGCTGACGAACAGCTAAACGGAAATATTGTTAAAGATCCTTTACGTACTGACTACATCAAACGTCATATTGATAGTGCTTTACAAGCAAAACGCGATGGTGTAGATTTGCGCGGATATTTTCTATGGAGTTTTTGCGATAACTTTGAGTGGCTGTTTGGGTACGACAAGCGCTTTGGCATTGTGTACGTTGATTTTGATTCGCAGCAAAGAACGCCGAAACAAAGTTTTTACGCATATCAGCAGATTATTAATGAATCGCCTGGCGAATGA
- a CDS encoding nitric-oxide reductase large subunit, with protein sequence MASTLVDSHSKTPHKTRQLSLPVWLVLICIIAFSVLLGTGAIIWKNAPPVPATIRSPQQEILLTQPEIQAGQEIYLARGGQHIGSIWGHGSYLAPDWTADVLHRWGLATAGVLFNENPEFSQADLEVLPVPERASLQAQVSEHFKTNRYDPQTHELILTNAQTEGLKQVFQDYQKLLAHGSAIHSIPDGWFKDDTQIHNVTAFFSWTAWAAAANRPNAPFSYTANWPHDDLIGNQPPGQFLIWSIVSIVVLIAGIGIFLLVYLAQEESDEIQPVPARPAVRIPTPSQKVTSLYFGVAMVLFLVQILMGMFTAHYAVEGEGFYGIPLNQFLPYAASRTWHLQLAIFWIATCWLAAGLYFAPRFGGFEPKYQALGNTILLIALTVIVGGSMIGTWEAVTGVLDVKSSFLWGHQGYEYIELGRVWQVLLIGGMTFWLWLMYRAFKPALQKEKNPTGLSHFFLYSAITIPLFYSVGLMYTNHTPLSIAEYWRWWVIHLWVEGFFEVFATVVIAYLCSELGFLKRSSALRATYLTTILYLGSGVIGTLHHLYFSGTPSFIAAMGAVFSALEVVPLSLIGFEVLKTLKLSQEAEGFYRWPLCFFIATCFWNLVGAGVFGFLINPPIILYYSQGLNTTPIHAHAALFGVYGCLALALMLFAFREFVPEDAWNEKLLRFAFWAINGGLVVMLVFGLIPNGFYQLVESVNHGTWFARSAEVITSPWMRWTVWLRIPGDIIFAVGTLAMFAFTVRAIFAVFRFPVQTSIAELKATEG encoded by the coding sequence ATGGCATCAACACTGGTAGATTCACACTCTAAAACGCCACATAAAACACGTCAACTCAGCTTACCTGTGTGGCTAGTTTTAATCTGCATTATTGCCTTCTCTGTTTTATTAGGAACTGGGGCAATTATTTGGAAAAATGCTCCGCCCGTACCAGCAACAATTCGTTCTCCTCAGCAAGAAATCTTACTCACCCAACCAGAAATTCAAGCTGGACAAGAAATTTATCTAGCGCGTGGTGGACAACATATTGGTAGCATCTGGGGACACGGAAGCTATTTAGCACCCGATTGGACAGCCGATGTTCTTCATCGTTGGGGTTTAGCCACTGCGGGAGTTCTATTCAACGAAAATCCTGAGTTCTCGCAAGCTGATTTAGAAGTTTTACCAGTACCAGAACGTGCTAGCTTACAAGCACAAGTCAGCGAGCACTTTAAAACTAATCGATACGATCCGCAAACGCATGAATTAATTCTCACAAATGCTCAAACCGAAGGGTTGAAACAGGTTTTTCAAGATTACCAAAAACTGTTAGCACACGGTTCTGCAATTCACTCAATTCCTGATGGATGGTTTAAGGACGATACGCAAATTCATAATGTTACCGCCTTCTTTTCTTGGACTGCATGGGCTGCTGCAGCAAATCGACCAAATGCACCATTTTCTTACACAGCAAATTGGCCGCATGACGACTTAATTGGTAATCAACCACCAGGACAATTTCTGATTTGGTCAATCGTGTCAATTGTCGTACTTATTGCAGGAATTGGTATATTTTTATTAGTTTATTTGGCTCAAGAAGAATCTGACGAAATACAGCCAGTACCAGCCCGCCCCGCAGTCCGAATTCCTACTCCCAGCCAAAAAGTTACCTCGCTATATTTTGGTGTAGCTATGGTGTTGTTTTTGGTGCAAATTCTCATGGGAATGTTTACTGCACACTACGCTGTAGAAGGAGAAGGTTTTTATGGAATTCCGTTAAATCAATTTCTTCCTTATGCTGCATCTCGCACTTGGCACTTGCAATTAGCTATATTTTGGATTGCAACGTGTTGGCTAGCAGCAGGATTATACTTTGCTCCGCGTTTTGGTGGTTTTGAGCCTAAATATCAAGCACTGGGTAACACAATTCTTCTGATTGCACTTACTGTCATTGTCGGTGGTTCGATGATTGGTACTTGGGAAGCCGTAACAGGAGTTTTGGATGTAAAAAGTAGCTTTTTATGGGGACACCAAGGCTATGAATACATCGAATTGGGAAGAGTTTGGCAAGTGCTACTAATTGGTGGTATGACCTTTTGGTTGTGGTTAATGTACCGTGCATTTAAACCTGCTTTGCAAAAAGAGAAAAACCCCACTGGTTTAAGTCACTTTTTCCTTTATAGTGCAATTACAATTCCTTTATTTTATTCGGTTGGTTTGATGTATACCAATCATACGCCTTTAAGTATTGCTGAGTATTGGCGGTGGTGGGTGATTCACCTTTGGGTCGAGGGATTTTTTGAAGTATTTGCTACAGTTGTTATCGCCTATCTTTGTAGTGAATTAGGTTTTTTGAAGCGTTCTTCGGCTTTAAGAGCAACTTATCTAACGACAATTTTGTATCTAGGTAGCGGCGTCATTGGAACTTTACATCACTTATATTTTTCTGGGACGCCATCGTTTATTGCGGCAATGGGAGCAGTCTTTTCTGCGTTAGAAGTTGTCCCGTTATCGTTGATTGGTTTTGAGGTATTGAAAACACTAAAACTTTCGCAAGAAGCTGAAGGATTTTATCGTTGGCCTTTGTGCTTTTTTATTGCTACTTGTTTTTGGAATTTAGTCGGTGCAGGTGTGTTTGGTTTCTTAATTAATCCTCCCATTATTCTTTACTATTCTCAAGGATTAAATACAACTCCAATTCATGCTCATGCTGCTTTATTTGGTGTTTACGGTTGTCTTGCTTTGGCACTCATGCTATTTGCTTTTCGCGAATTTGTACCAGAAGATGCTTGGAATGAAAAGTTGCTGCGTTTTGCATTTTGGGCAATTAATGGTGGTTTGGTTGTGATGTTAGTTTTTGGTTTAATTCCCAATGGATTTTATCAACTTGTTGAATCGGTAAATCATGGTACTTGGTTTGCGCGGAGTGCAGAAGTCATTACTAGCCCGTGGATGCGATGGACGGTTTGGCTGCGAATTCCAGGGGATATTATTTTTGCGGTGGGTACACTGGCAATGTTTGCGTTTACTGTAAGAGCAATTTTTGCGGTCTTCCGCTTTCCAGTACAGACTAGTATTGCAGAATTAAAGGCTACCGAAGGTTAA
- a CDS encoding Crp/Fnr family transcriptional regulator, whose amino-acid sequence MQATIEQISQVNILVGLETPDKLKLQPHTQVRQYLQGEIVFHEGDRLPAKLYALIDGALQVTKTATTGKETILRALRAGEIFAAPALLGNGIAPATVTAETDCQILTVERDALLSAIQQNPDVALQMLMVFNSRLQQLHETVHGLVSERAIVRLARVIHYSAIEYGTKSTKDGDFLQVKLPYYRIARSIGITYEECVRLIKSLNCLAYSRGGKIAILDMEKLEAIARGELESTE is encoded by the coding sequence ATGCAGGCAACTATTGAGCAAATTTCGCAAGTAAACATATTGGTAGGGTTAGAAACCCCAGACAAGTTGAAGTTACAACCTCATACGCAAGTCCGCCAATATTTGCAAGGAGAAATTGTATTTCATGAAGGCGATCGCTTGCCAGCTAAATTGTATGCTCTCATCGATGGAGCATTACAAGTTACTAAAACCGCAACTACAGGCAAAGAAACGATTTTACGGGCATTACGTGCAGGAGAAATTTTTGCCGCGCCAGCACTTTTGGGTAACGGAATTGCCCCAGCAACTGTAACAGCAGAAACGGATTGTCAAATTCTAACTGTCGAGCGCGATGCATTACTCAGCGCAATTCAGCAAAATCCTGATGTTGCCTTACAGATGCTAATGGTGTTTAATTCGCGCCTGCAACAACTGCATGAAACAGTTCATGGTTTAGTTTCCGAACGCGCGATCGTGCGCTTAGCAAGAGTAATTCATTATTCTGCGATAGAATACGGCACTAAAAGTACTAAAGATGGCGATTTTTTACAGGTTAAGTTACCTTACTATCGCATTGCACGGAGTATTGGTATTACTTATGAAGAATGCGTAAGATTAATTAAAAGTCTTAACTGCCTTGCTTATAGTCGAGGTGGAAAGATCGCGATTTTGGATATGGAAAAGTTAGAAGCGATCGCGCGTGGAGAATTAGAAAGTACCGAGTAA